In Paraburkholderia sprentiae WSM5005, a genomic segment contains:
- a CDS encoding LysR family transcriptional regulator — protein sequence MDNLNGIVAFVRTAETLSFVAAGRKLGISASAVGKTIAKLERGLGVRLFHRTTRRVTLTEEGQRFHERCHWILEELRDAEAMLSKATQMPRGRLRVSLPVIGYRFLLPVLPAFNLRYPDVELDLDFNDRLVDVVDGGFDAVIRSGTLTDSSLASRRLGPFRFVLCASPGYAARAGLPRTLAELARHGCVRYRFPTTGKLQSWTLTADGGEPPGLRAVMTCNNMEALRGALIAGFGIGFVPDFLVRDALERGVLVTVLDDHPIAPGQFSILWPSSRQLLPKLRVFVDFMCEHLFPAL from the coding sequence ATGGACAACCTGAACGGCATCGTCGCGTTCGTGCGCACCGCGGAGACGCTCAGCTTCGTCGCGGCCGGACGCAAGCTCGGCATCTCGGCATCGGCGGTCGGCAAGACGATCGCGAAGCTCGAGCGTGGGCTCGGCGTACGGCTCTTTCACCGGACTACGCGCCGAGTCACGCTGACCGAAGAGGGACAGCGTTTCCACGAGCGCTGTCATTGGATTCTCGAAGAGTTGCGCGATGCGGAGGCCATGCTGTCGAAGGCAACGCAGATGCCGCGCGGCCGGCTGCGCGTGAGCCTGCCCGTGATCGGCTATCGCTTCCTGTTGCCGGTGCTGCCCGCGTTTAATCTGCGCTATCCGGACGTCGAACTGGATCTCGACTTCAATGACAGGCTGGTCGATGTCGTCGATGGTGGTTTCGACGCGGTGATCCGCAGCGGTACGCTCACCGATTCGAGCCTGGCATCGCGTCGGCTCGGACCGTTCCGATTCGTGCTGTGCGCGTCGCCCGGCTACGCCGCACGCGCGGGCCTGCCGCGCACGTTGGCCGAGTTGGCCAGGCATGGCTGCGTGCGCTACCGGTTCCCGACCACTGGCAAGCTGCAGTCGTGGACACTCACGGCGGACGGCGGCGAACCGCCGGGTCTGCGCGCCGTCATGACCTGCAACAACATGGAGGCGCTGCGCGGCGCACTGATCGCCGGCTTCGGCATCGGCTTTGTGCCGGATTTCCTTGTGCGCGACGCGCTCGAGCGTGGCGTGCTGGTCACGGTGCTCGACGATCACCCGATTGCGCCTGGCCAGTTCTCGATCCTGTGGCCGTCGAGCCGACAACTGTTGCCCAAGTTGCGCGTATTCGTCGACTTCATGTGCGAGCACCTGTTTCCGGCGTTGTGA
- a CDS encoding MFS transporter: protein MDSTNSPHSTRRLVVLAAICMAALALPLAFSGGAVATPAIGRDLGGGPVAMNWITNAFMLGFGSLLMAAGTLADRFGRKRVFACGVAGFTLTSLALGFAPSIVVVDLLRAAQGVAAAATLAGGTAALVQEFDGHARTRAFSALGTTFGIGLAFGPVLAGWLIAQFDWRAIFATGALAGALSLGFGVPRMRESRDPHARQLDWVGTVTFTAALTCFTCGVIEAPSRGWTSAAVVGLLAASVAFAVAFVIVETRVARPMLDLSLFRYPRFVGVQVLPIATCYCYIVLLVVLPLRFIGVDGYDEVHAGWLMLALSVPMLIVPFVAATLTRWMSAGAISGIGLVIAAAGLYALAGALRTRAGASAIGPMLAIGIGAGMPWGLMDGLSVSVVPKSRAGMATGIFSTTRVAGEGVALAVVSALLAALAQARLRAAVPHAEPAAIADAAARLATGDLAHAAARLPDVARATLEASYHAAFGRLLDGLTVVTLLCALAAFAFLSRVRVQDEPVGAEAGNAHTARSAPMPDVMQPVSELSRDDH from the coding sequence ATGGACTCTACGAATTCTCCCCACTCGACGAGGCGGCTCGTCGTGCTCGCCGCAATCTGCATGGCCGCGCTCGCGTTGCCGCTCGCCTTCTCCGGAGGCGCAGTCGCGACGCCCGCGATCGGCCGCGATCTGGGCGGCGGCCCCGTCGCGATGAACTGGATCACCAACGCGTTCATGCTCGGGTTCGGCAGCCTGCTGATGGCGGCGGGCACGCTCGCGGACCGGTTCGGCCGCAAGCGGGTGTTCGCGTGTGGCGTCGCGGGCTTCACACTGACCTCGCTCGCGCTCGGCTTCGCGCCGTCGATCGTGGTCGTTGATCTGCTGCGTGCCGCTCAGGGCGTGGCGGCCGCTGCGACACTCGCGGGCGGCACCGCCGCGCTCGTACAGGAATTCGACGGCCACGCGCGAACCCGCGCGTTCAGTGCGCTCGGCACGACGTTCGGAATCGGCCTCGCGTTCGGCCCGGTGCTGGCCGGTTGGCTGATCGCGCAGTTCGACTGGCGCGCGATTTTTGCGACCGGTGCGCTCGCGGGCGCGTTGTCGCTCGGGTTCGGCGTGCCGCGGATGCGCGAGTCGCGCGATCCGCACGCGCGTCAGCTCGACTGGGTTGGCACCGTGACGTTCACGGCCGCGCTCACGTGCTTCACGTGCGGTGTCATCGAGGCGCCGTCTCGCGGCTGGACTTCGGCGGCCGTGGTCGGGCTGCTCGCCGCGAGCGTCGCGTTCGCCGTCGCCTTCGTCATCGTCGAGACCCGCGTCGCGCGACCGATGCTGGATCTGTCGCTGTTCCGCTATCCGCGCTTCGTCGGGGTCCAGGTACTGCCGATCGCGACCTGCTACTGCTACATCGTGCTGCTCGTCGTGTTGCCGCTGCGCTTCATCGGCGTCGACGGCTATGACGAGGTTCACGCGGGTTGGCTGATGCTTGCGCTGTCTGTTCCGATGCTGATCGTGCCGTTCGTCGCAGCGACACTCACGCGCTGGATGTCGGCGGGCGCGATCTCGGGGATCGGGCTGGTCATCGCAGCGGCGGGGCTGTACGCGCTCGCCGGCGCGCTGCGCACCCGTGCGGGGGCGAGCGCGATCGGGCCGATGCTAGCGATCGGCATCGGCGCGGGGATGCCGTGGGGGCTGATGGACGGTCTGTCGGTGAGCGTAGTGCCGAAATCGCGCGCGGGAATGGCGACCGGCATCTTCAGCACGACGCGTGTCGCGGGCGAAGGCGTCGCGCTCGCGGTGGTGAGCGCGCTGCTCGCGGCGCTCGCGCAGGCTCGCCTGCGCGCGGCGGTCCCGCACGCGGAACCGGCGGCCATCGCCGATGCGGCTGCACGGCTCGCGACGGGCGACCTCGCGCACGCCGCGGCGCGGCTGCCGGACGTTGCGCGCGCGACGCTCGAGGCCAGCTATCACGCGGCGTTCGGCCGTCTGCTCGACGGACTCACGGTCGTTACGCTGTTGTGCGCGCTCGCGGCATTCGCGTTCCTTAGCCGGGTCCGCGTACAAGACGAACCGGTTGGCGCGGAGGCAGGCAACGCGCATACCGCCCGATCCGCACCGATGCCAGACGTCATGCAGCCAGTCTCCGAGCTTTCGCGCGACGATCACTGA
- a CDS encoding phosphatase PAP2 family protein: MRLSTSEMTVGARRCGAAAMTALAFSSAYAGGIDHKVALDQSGIWNRNVQLGLEYAVIATTVGGSLWLGNDSELGHTFWQTADATAISAVAAQGMKYAFGRQRPNAGQGPNQWFSGGQSFPSGEVTLQASFVTPFIVNYGRRDPWVWGLELLPLYDSIARVKSQAHWQTDVLAGWALGTAVGYLSTTWQTPLFVQILPHGFTVGFAKRF, encoded by the coding sequence ATGAGATTGTCCACTTCTGAAATGACGGTAGGAGCGAGACGGTGCGGTGCCGCCGCGATGACGGCGTTGGCTTTTTCGAGCGCATATGCCGGCGGGATCGACCACAAGGTCGCTCTGGATCAGAGCGGCATATGGAACCGCAACGTTCAGCTCGGACTTGAATATGCCGTGATCGCCACGACGGTGGGCGGATCTCTGTGGCTGGGGAACGACAGCGAGCTGGGCCATACCTTCTGGCAAACGGCCGACGCTACGGCGATATCGGCTGTCGCTGCACAAGGCATGAAGTACGCATTCGGTCGCCAGCGGCCCAACGCGGGCCAGGGACCTAACCAATGGTTCAGCGGCGGACAGAGTTTTCCAAGTGGCGAGGTCACCCTTCAGGCGAGTTTCGTGACGCCGTTCATCGTCAACTATGGTCGGCGTGACCCGTGGGTATGGGGACTGGAATTGTTGCCGCTCTACGATTCGATTGCACGCGTGAAAAGCCAGGCACATTGGCAGACGGACGTTCTCGCTGGCTGGGCGCTCGGCACGGCGGTCGGATACCTGAGCACGACATGGCAGACACCCTTGTTCGTCCAGATTCTCCCGCACGGTTTTACAGTTGGCTTTGCGAAGCGGTTCTAG
- a CDS encoding GlcG/HbpS family heme-binding protein translates to MRKMLIVAVAAVCIASFSHESRASGDDDFPQGRCKLPQGTVALVEKQLSTVVNLADGNGGIFKPNRMWAAIVDREGHLCSVIVTGDAWPGSRAIAIAKAYTANGFSNDALALSTANLYAATQPGGSLYGLNNSNPFDARFLEQGSGIGRTLGGVITFGGGVALYAGGKVIGGLGVSGDSACADHAIAYRMRKLAGLGTVPGGEGPNNTDNIVYSTSGSPMGFEHPHCFPTDLSAAAIENTH, encoded by the coding sequence ATGCGTAAGATGCTCATCGTCGCTGTCGCAGCCGTCTGCATTGCGTCGTTTTCGCATGAAAGTCGTGCGTCTGGTGATGATGACTTCCCACAAGGACGTTGCAAGTTGCCACAAGGTACGGTCGCATTGGTGGAAAAGCAGTTGAGTACGGTAGTCAATCTGGCCGATGGCAATGGGGGGATCTTCAAGCCCAATCGGATGTGGGCGGCCATTGTCGATCGGGAAGGGCACCTCTGCTCGGTGATCGTGACCGGGGATGCCTGGCCGGGTAGTCGGGCTATCGCGATTGCGAAGGCCTACACTGCGAACGGTTTCAGCAACGATGCACTCGCTCTATCGACGGCAAACCTCTATGCGGCCACGCAGCCGGGCGGGTCTCTATACGGGCTGAACAATTCGAATCCTTTTGACGCGCGCTTCCTCGAACAGGGCAGCGGCATCGGACGCACGCTTGGTGGCGTCATTACCTTTGGCGGCGGTGTCGCACTTTATGCGGGCGGGAAAGTCATAGGAGGACTAGGGGTGAGCGGCGATAGCGCCTGCGCCGATCATGCGATCGCATACCGCATGCGCAAGCTGGCGGGGCTCGGAACTGTACCCGGCGGCGAAGGCCCGAATAACACGGATAACATCGTATATTCAACAAGCGGGTCTCCGATGGGCTTCGAGCACCCTCATTGCTTTCCGACCGACCTGAGCGCCGCTGCCATTGAGAACACACATTAG
- a CDS encoding DUF4142 domain-containing protein, which produces MIPSRKAAALVLLAALSLRMYDVHAQHTDQQIAAILMVANRAEIEAGNLALSRSQRRSIQNFAGQMIAEHRDLYQSAVELTQRLMLYPENSRMSEAFRNEGDDNLARLNAADEYAFDGDYLYQQVTYNQQLVHAVDNTLLPSAKNAELKALLVRARVIFILNLDHAIRLQSARVW; this is translated from the coding sequence ATGATCCCGAGCCGCAAAGCCGCCGCGCTGGTGTTACTCGCTGCATTGTCGCTGCGCATGTATGACGTACACGCACAACACACTGACCAGCAAATCGCCGCCATCCTCATGGTCGCGAATCGAGCCGAAATCGAGGCGGGCAACCTCGCGCTAAGCCGAAGCCAGAGAAGAAGCATCCAGAATTTCGCTGGACAAATGATTGCAGAACACAGGGACTTGTATCAATCAGCCGTCGAATTGACGCAGAGGCTGATGCTCTACCCCGAAAATAGTAGGATGAGCGAGGCGTTTCGGAACGAAGGGGATGACAACCTCGCGAGGTTGAATGCGGCCGATGAGTACGCGTTCGACGGAGACTACCTTTATCAACAGGTTACATATAACCAGCAATTGGTTCATGCGGTGGACAACACGCTGCTTCCCTCCGCGAAAAACGCGGAACTGAAGGCGCTGCTCGTCAGAGCGCGGGTGATTTTCATATTGAATCTCGACCATGCGATTCGACTGCAATCGGCACGGGTCTGGTAA
- a CDS encoding two-partner secretion domain-containing protein — protein MSHSGLPRPARRALRPQQSRGHRGHIWLAIGISLTGLSLTPVAFAAGSLPQGGRYVAGAGTISGQGNGLVITQPGSTRGVIDWNSFSVGRNNSVMFDNGAGATLNRVTGGSPSAILGSLSATGSLYVINPQGIVVGRSGVISTGGRFVASTLDVCNCAFMTGSSALTLSGSSDASVINLGRISSSGGDVFLIARDAVVNHGTVAAPNGTAELAAGGQVLLQDSGSSRQVFVQTGSQGTVVNKGRIAAAQISLQAADGNVYALAGGGTRIRATGTASRDGHVWLLADSGRVEQIGKIAASNADGSGGTVDTQAAQLTFGQHAAVQAGQWNLSTPAFTIDDAAARALRRSLNAGTSVGVTTTGANGATGDLGVASNLRWSGPASLTLAAYRHVSLATGTTIGNTGAGNLTLRGDASGIDNGGSVTSDGTIDWSKSTGIVSALYDMNGSYNPGTIVANSAWTAAPYSGLVTQVTGYKLVNSVGDLQNIARDLGGAYALGKDLDASSTDTSFAFSSLGNATTPFSGQFDGMGHVIDRFTQFDQSSTEQPATGLFGTIGPTGVVRNVGMTNARVVTNIYFPSGIPLGILAGENQGLITYAYTTGERGSGAFEGAVLGGLVGRNVGLIERSWSSAFVGSAGLLGGLVGGNGGTIVQSYATGTVSGGNHGSGGGLVGANDGTISQSYATGLVYGPFSAGGLALSNTGLIEQSFASGEVRGPTFQGPDYGTYGGIVAFQGLPAGVPLASNVYWDKETTTRTKSSGYGAQLSASNGLTTAQMSNPASFDASWDFSETGTWVIPAGATHPVLRWQPSH, from the coding sequence ATGTCACATTCAGGACTACCTCGGCCCGCGCGACGCGCACTGCGTCCACAGCAGTCGCGCGGACACCGCGGACACATCTGGCTCGCCATCGGCATTTCGCTGACTGGACTATCCCTGACGCCCGTGGCCTTCGCGGCGGGCAGCCTTCCGCAAGGCGGCCGTTATGTCGCCGGCGCGGGCACGATATCCGGCCAGGGCAACGGGCTGGTAATCACCCAACCAGGTTCGACGCGTGGTGTGATTGACTGGAACAGCTTCTCGGTCGGCCGGAATAACAGCGTGATGTTTGACAACGGCGCCGGCGCGACCCTGAACCGGGTAACGGGTGGCTCGCCCTCGGCCATTCTTGGCAGCCTTAGTGCAACGGGAAGCCTCTATGTGATCAATCCGCAGGGCATCGTCGTGGGGCGGTCGGGCGTGATCAGCACGGGTGGCCGCTTCGTCGCGTCCACCCTGGATGTCTGCAACTGTGCATTCATGACCGGCAGCAGCGCGCTCACACTCTCGGGCAGTTCCGATGCAAGCGTGATCAACCTGGGCAGGATCAGTTCGAGCGGCGGCGATGTGTTCCTGATAGCCCGGGACGCAGTCGTCAACCACGGCACCGTGGCAGCGCCCAACGGCACGGCGGAGCTGGCCGCAGGCGGGCAGGTGCTCTTGCAGGATTCGGGCAGCAGCAGGCAGGTGTTCGTGCAGACGGGCAGTCAGGGCACGGTCGTCAACAAGGGGCGGATAGCGGCCGCGCAGATCAGCCTGCAGGCCGCCGACGGCAACGTGTATGCGCTCGCGGGCGGCGGCACGCGCATCCGTGCGACAGGCACGGCCAGCCGCGACGGCCATGTGTGGCTGCTCGCCGACAGCGGCCGTGTCGAGCAGATCGGCAAGATCGCCGCAAGCAATGCGGACGGCAGCGGCGGAACGGTCGATACACAAGCGGCACAACTGACGTTCGGCCAGCACGCAGCGGTTCAGGCAGGCCAATGGAATCTCTCGACGCCCGCCTTCACGATCGATGACGCCGCCGCGCGTGCGTTGCGGCGCAGCCTGAACGCGGGCACCTCGGTCGGTGTCACCACGACCGGCGCCAACGGCGCGACGGGCGACCTGGGCGTTGCTTCGAACCTGCGCTGGTCCGGTCCGGCTTCGCTCACGCTTGCCGCGTACCGCCACGTCTCCCTGGCGACGGGTACAACCATCGGCAACACCGGCGCGGGCAACCTGACCTTGCGCGGCGACGCATCAGGCATCGACAACGGCGGCAGCGTGACTAGCGATGGGACCATCGACTGGTCGAAAAGTACCGGCATCGTCAGCGCGCTCTACGACATGAACGGCAGCTACAATCCCGGCACGATCGTGGCGAACAGCGCGTGGACAGCAGCTCCGTATAGCGGTCTCGTCACCCAGGTGACCGGCTACAAGCTGGTCAATTCGGTCGGCGATTTACAGAACATCGCGCGCGATCTCGGCGGCGCGTATGCGCTCGGCAAAGACCTCGACGCCAGTTCGACCGATACGTCTTTCGCTTTCTCTTCGCTCGGCAATGCGACCACGCCATTTTCCGGTCAGTTCGACGGGATGGGCCACGTGATCGACAGGTTCACCCAGTTCGATCAGAGCTCGACCGAGCAGCCGGCGACGGGACTGTTCGGCACGATCGGGCCGACCGGTGTCGTGCGGAATGTCGGGATGACCAACGCCCGGGTCGTGACCAATATCTATTTTCCGAGCGGGATCCCGCTTGGCATTCTGGCCGGCGAGAACCAGGGCTTGATTACCTACGCCTATACTACCGGCGAGCGCGGCTCTGGCGCGTTCGAAGGTGCGGTGCTCGGCGGCCTGGTGGGACGCAACGTCGGCCTCATCGAGCGCTCTTGGAGCAGCGCGTTCGTCGGGTCGGCCGGCCTGCTCGGCGGCCTCGTCGGTGGCAACGGCGGTACCATCGTGCAATCTTATGCGACAGGGACGGTGAGCGGCGGCAATCATGGCTCCGGTGGCGGTCTGGTCGGCGCTAACGACGGAACGATTTCGCAGTCGTATGCAACGGGGCTAGTGTACGGCCCATTCAGCGCTGGGGGACTGGCTCTTTCGAATACCGGCCTCATCGAGCAGTCGTTTGCGTCGGGCGAAGTCAGAGGACCAACGTTCCAGGGCCCGGATTATGGCACTTATGGCGGCATCGTCGCCTTCCAGGGCTTACCGGCTGGAGTGCCGCTCGCGTCCAACGTCTACTGGGACAAGGAGACGACAACGCGAACGAAGAGCAGCGGGTACGGCGCGCAGCTATCGGCGTCCAACGGGCTCACGACCGCACAGATGAGCAATCCGGCCAGCTTTGACGCCTCGTGGGATTTCAGTGAGACCGGGACGTGGGTCATACCGGCGGGCGCGACTCACCCGGTCCTGCGCTGGCAACCGAGCCATTAA
- a CDS encoding DUF4148 domain-containing protein: MRNRATTQSILPALGILLAGCVAGGVPYAGPHLTSTECRDLAALKTNAPPTMAQHQSELAALRKAGYDPSPWSDDPYYPDDLQAAQRLVDYWFQTECPHVQPG, encoded by the coding sequence ATGAGAAATCGGGCTACAACGCAGTCAATACTTCCTGCTTTGGGGATTTTGCTCGCCGGCTGTGTCGCTGGTGGCGTACCGTATGCCGGGCCGCACCTCACTTCGACAGAGTGCCGCGACCTGGCGGCGCTCAAGACAAACGCGCCCCCTACGATGGCGCAGCACCAAAGCGAACTCGCTGCGTTGAGGAAAGCGGGCTACGACCCGTCACCGTGGTCTGATGATCCGTATTACCCGGATGATCTGCAAGCGGCACAGCGCCTGGTCGACTATTGGTTCCAGACGGAGTGCCCGCATGTTCAACCCGGCTGA
- a CDS encoding YncE family protein, whose product MPRHIWTNALATSAAIAIAGCGGSGDHLDVSGPRHVADIAVPNITAGVNFSFDIGAVSGSRYFFTDRNNASLDEIDIPSKSFVKTIQGTGPLAFTGLGPGPSSQTGPDGATPVGNLIYVGDVNSVKVVDPAVGVVTSKITVSTTGVRADEGCLDPTHGMFMISSPEETPPFATFINTATQTVVAKVTFTDSAGKPTAGLEACRYDAASDNFYVNVDGSTANPHGELVKLPGASIRAIPNAGTQNYTTLAGVAMYPEGNCDPTGLALGPGNDIAVGCREGTTGAPLLMQILDRSNGALVASLNAGGGDQLEYDPSTNRYYNAASRWTSSGNASTNGACSAASPCTPVLTIVDASNRSVVTRLNTGNNAHSVAVDPASGLIFLPYSSATSPAGCPSCAANGFVNGGVSVFAAK is encoded by the coding sequence ATGCCGAGACACATCTGGACGAATGCATTGGCGACATCTGCGGCTATCGCGATCGCAGGTTGTGGTGGTAGCGGAGATCATCTCGACGTTAGCGGGCCGCGTCATGTCGCGGACATCGCCGTCCCAAACATCACGGCAGGCGTGAACTTCTCATTCGATATCGGTGCCGTTTCGGGTAGCCGATACTTTTTCACCGACAGGAATAACGCATCTCTGGATGAAATCGACATACCGTCGAAGAGCTTCGTCAAGACCATCCAGGGAACCGGTCCTCTCGCGTTCACGGGGCTTGGCCCCGGGCCGAGTTCGCAGACCGGTCCGGACGGCGCGACCCCTGTCGGCAACCTCATCTACGTGGGCGACGTGAACTCGGTGAAGGTGGTCGATCCCGCTGTTGGCGTCGTGACAAGCAAAATCACGGTCAGCACGACGGGCGTGCGCGCAGATGAAGGGTGTCTGGATCCCACGCACGGCATGTTTATGATCTCGAGCCCCGAAGAGACGCCCCCGTTCGCCACATTCATCAACACGGCGACGCAGACCGTCGTCGCCAAAGTGACGTTTACCGACAGCGCAGGCAAGCCCACCGCGGGCCTCGAAGCCTGCCGGTACGATGCCGCCAGCGACAACTTCTATGTGAACGTCGACGGAAGCACCGCGAATCCTCATGGCGAACTGGTGAAATTGCCAGGGGCATCCATTCGCGCGATACCGAACGCCGGCACGCAGAACTACACGACCCTTGCGGGCGTCGCGATGTACCCCGAAGGCAATTGCGATCCTACTGGGCTGGCACTCGGACCGGGAAACGATATCGCGGTTGGCTGCCGGGAAGGGACGACCGGCGCGCCCTTGCTCATGCAGATTCTTGACCGTTCGAACGGCGCGCTGGTGGCGTCCCTGAACGCGGGCGGCGGCGATCAACTCGAATATGATCCGTCCACCAATCGCTATTACAACGCGGCGAGCCGTTGGACGTCTTCTGGCAATGCGTCGACGAACGGCGCCTGCTCGGCGGCATCGCCATGCACGCCCGTGTTGACTATCGTCGACGCCAGCAACCGCAGTGTCGTTACCCGCCTGAACACGGGCAATAACGCGCATTCGGTTGCAGTCGACCCGGCGAGCGGGCTCATCTTCCTTCCCTACTCTTCGGCGACATCGCCGGCGGGGTGTCCGAGTTGCGCGGCAAACGGGTTCGTCAACGGCGGGGTGTCGGTATTCGCCGCTAAGTGA
- a CDS encoding GNAT family N-acetyltransferase, with translation MNISFATTTQSDAETLVAIRIAAMRESLERIGRFDPRRARERFLASFDPALCRFIAVDGVQAGFILIRPLADHWLLDHLYILPEHQGKGIGAAVLRDVFANADAHRMPIRLSALRCSDSNRFYRRYGFIQTDEAEWDVYYVRQPSAPI, from the coding sequence ATGAACATCTCTTTCGCAACTACGACCCAATCCGATGCCGAGACACTGGTTGCTATTCGTATCGCAGCGATGCGCGAGAGTTTGGAGCGAATCGGTCGGTTCGACCCGCGACGAGCTCGCGAGCGCTTCCTCGCGTCGTTCGACCCTGCGCTGTGTCGATTCATAGCGGTCGATGGCGTCCAGGCAGGTTTTATCCTGATTCGCCCACTGGCAGACCACTGGCTCCTGGACCACCTGTACATCCTGCCGGAGCACCAAGGGAAAGGAATCGGCGCAGCGGTCTTGCGGGATGTCTTTGCGAACGCCGACGCGCACCGCATGCCAATCCGCCTGAGTGCTTTACGCTGCAGTGATTCGAACCGCTTCTACCGGCGGTATGGTTTCATACAGACCGACGAAGCTGAATGGGACGTCTACTACGTGCGCCAGCCAAGCGCACCAATCTAG
- a CDS encoding ShlB/FhaC/HecB family hemolysin secretion/activation protein, whose protein sequence is MQSPPVAAQAWRDLAPQPAPQAPRSASSPSTSETEATSARIAVERLAGLVFAPAHASTAASPMPRARIVAEGLPVLDADFLQRFNADLDKPLTFGRLAEIRRAVVERYRAAGKPLVDVYVPEQDVSSGIVRIDVAEFRLGRVHASGNTHFSSRLLEREMPLEPGAPIPQAAVTSGLAVLNANPYRHVDVVFAPGETANTTDVVLQTEDRLPLRVSAGYDNEGVPDLGRDRFFAGIGYGNLFGLDQQIAYQFTASNDFFSGNPDIEGRPNRARFTAHALSYTAPLPWLDSIELFGVYAQSTPRLPDTYGQTGISEQLSFRYDLRLPSIRDTTQLIQIGYDFKRSNNDLEFGGSQVFSSNTHVHQFLLLYDISKPTDAGTAHAAASFVASPGGLDGNNNDAAFEAARQGATARYIYMQLTASRATALGAGFALMTSGTFQWTPNTLLPSEEMGLGGETSVRGYVPYVALGDRGWNIQTELRTPAVSLGASNAVVQPFVFFDAGRVWTTIDQPAENNPGLLASVGAGVRVQWSRFLDLRCTYGVPLRAPTPNGSKAPMVLLYVSIGT, encoded by the coding sequence ATGCAGTCGCCGCCGGTGGCGGCACAAGCGTGGCGCGACCTCGCACCGCAACCTGCACCGCAGGCGCCGCGAAGCGCGTCGTCACCCTCGACATCCGAGACGGAGGCCACGTCCGCACGGATCGCCGTCGAACGACTTGCCGGGCTCGTCTTCGCACCCGCACACGCCTCTACTGCAGCCTCGCCGATGCCGCGAGCACGCATCGTCGCGGAAGGACTGCCGGTCCTCGACGCCGACTTCCTGCAGAGGTTCAACGCAGACCTCGACAAGCCCCTGACTTTCGGCCGCCTGGCCGAAATACGCCGCGCCGTGGTCGAGCGTTATCGGGCTGCGGGTAAGCCGCTCGTCGACGTCTACGTGCCCGAACAGGATGTCAGTTCAGGTATCGTGCGTATCGACGTCGCCGAATTCAGACTGGGCCGGGTTCATGCAAGTGGCAATACACACTTTTCGAGCCGGCTCCTCGAACGCGAAATGCCGCTGGAACCCGGCGCACCGATACCGCAAGCGGCAGTTACGTCGGGACTCGCCGTGCTCAACGCGAATCCTTATCGACACGTCGATGTCGTTTTCGCACCCGGTGAGACGGCGAACACGACCGACGTCGTACTGCAAACCGAAGACCGTCTGCCACTGCGCGTCAGCGCGGGTTACGACAATGAAGGCGTACCGGACCTCGGCCGTGATCGGTTTTTTGCAGGCATCGGCTACGGCAACCTGTTTGGTCTCGATCAGCAGATCGCCTATCAATTCACGGCCAGCAACGACTTTTTCAGCGGCAATCCGGATATCGAAGGCCGCCCGAACCGCGCTCGCTTCACCGCTCACGCGCTGAGCTACACGGCGCCCCTGCCGTGGCTCGACAGTATCGAGTTGTTCGGCGTCTACGCACAGAGCACGCCACGGCTGCCCGACACGTACGGTCAAACGGGCATTTCCGAGCAGCTCAGTTTCCGCTACGACTTACGTCTGCCGTCGATCAGGGACACGACGCAGTTGATCCAGATCGGATATGACTTCAAGCGGAGCAACAACGATCTGGAATTTGGCGGCTCGCAGGTTTTCAGCTCGAATACCCACGTGCATCAGTTCCTGCTGCTTTATGACATCAGCAAGCCGACTGATGCTGGCACGGCGCACGCTGCCGCGAGCTTCGTCGCAAGTCCGGGCGGACTGGACGGCAACAACAACGACGCGGCATTCGAGGCCGCGCGGCAGGGCGCGACGGCCCGTTACATCTACATGCAGTTGACTGCGTCACGCGCGACCGCGCTTGGCGCTGGCTTCGCACTGATGACGAGCGGAACGTTTCAGTGGACCCCGAACACGTTATTGCCGAGCGAGGAGATGGGGCTCGGCGGCGAGACCAGTGTGCGAGGCTATGTCCCATACGTCGCGCTGGGCGATCGCGGCTGGAACATCCAGACCGAGCTGCGCACGCCTGCGGTGTCACTCGGCGCGAGCAACGCGGTCGTGCAACCCTTTGTCTTTTTCGATGCCGGCCGCGTATGGACCACCATCGACCAGCCAGCGGAGAATAACCCGGGTCTGCTCGCGAGCGTCGGCGCGGGGGTGCGCGTCCAATGGTCGAGATTTCTGGATTTGCGCTGCACTTACGGCGTGCCATTACGCGCACCGACGCCAAATGGTTCGAAGGCGCCAATGGTGCTCTTGTATGTGTCGATCGGAACGTGA